One window of the Zea mays cultivar B73 chromosome 3, Zm-B73-REFERENCE-NAM-5.0, whole genome shotgun sequence genome contains the following:
- the LOC111242784 gene encoding uncharacterized protein LOC111242784: protein MSSNSTASPGAGGGTRCCGATTLVAVAATSFAGCFVLVVAFLFVRFVLLRQRWRHGARGLLLQEQRQPKPGLDAAAIALIPSFPYRRRAGADGSTSVAADAAGAGAGAAECAVCLGVLDEGQMVRQLSGCKHVFHQECIDVWLATRASCPVCRGKAEPPARAEDRATAASAPPRVAAVEMLGDELELASSSTPVAACLDLTAPRQLVYSSGQSQ from the coding sequence ATGTCCTCCAACAGCACGGCCTCGCCGGGAGCCGGCGGCGGCACCCGGTGCTGCGGAGCGACGACGCTGGTGGCCGTGGCCGCCACGTCATTCGCCGGCTGCTTCGTCCTCGTCGTCGCCTTCCTCTTCGTGCGCTTCGTCCTGCTTCGCCAGCGCTGGCGCCACGGCGCGAGAGGGCTCCTGCTGCAGGAGCAGCGTCAGCCCAAGCCCGGCCTCGACGCCGCGGCCATCGCACTGATCCCGTCCTTCCCGTACCGACGGCGAGCCGGCGCCGACGGCTCAACCTCAGTGGCTGCTGATgctgccggcgccggcgccggcgccgctgAGTGCGCGGTCTGCCTCGGCGTCCTGGACGAGGGGCAGATGGTGAGGCAGCTCTCCGGCTGCAAGCACGTGTTCCACCAGGAGTGCATCGACGTGTGGCTCGCGACGCGCGCGTCGTGCCCGGTCTGCCGCGGCAAGGCCGAGCCGCCGGCGCGGGCCGAGGACCGGGCCACCGCAGCTTCCGCGCCGCCGCGTGTCGCGGCGGTCGAGATGTTGGGCGACGAGTTGGAGCTCGCCTCGTCGTCAACGCCGGTGGCGGCTTGTCTTGACTTGACGGCGCCCCGCCAACTTGTGTACAGCAGTGGCCAATCGCAGTGA